ACGCGGGCCTCGTCCTGGAGCCGGCTGGAGTCGAAGGCCAGGCTGATGATGAGCAGCGAGACGGTGAAGCCGATGCCCGACAGCGCCCCGCCGGCGAGGGTGTGCCCGAGGCCCACGCCCTGCGGCAGGCGGCCCCAGCCGAGCCGGACGCTGGCCCACGCGCCGACGAAGATGCCGAGCGCCTTGCCGACCACCAGGCCGAGCACGATGCCCCACATCAGCCGCGAGCCGAGGGCATCGCCGAGCACGCCGTCACGCAGGTCGACGCCGGCGTTGGCCAGCGCGAAGAGAGGTACGACGACGTGGCTGGTCGGCGAGTGCAGCGCCTCCTGCAGCCGCTCGTTGACCGAGATGGCGCGGGTCAGCGACCGGCGCGCCGCCCGCTGGACGCCGGGCATCGGGGACTGCCGGAAGGCCCGGAACGACGTCGCTGCCGCGTCGACGTCGGAGCGGCGCGGGTCGAGCGCCGGGACCAAGAGCCCGCTCACCATCCCGGCGATCGAGGCGTGCACGCCCGACTCGAGGGTGGCGACCCAGAGCACGACCACCACGAGGACGTAGGGCGCCGCCTGCCACACGGCGTAGCGGTCCAGCACGACCAGCACGGCCAGGCAGGCCGCGGCGACGAGCAGCGCACCCGCCGAGATGTCGTCGGAGTAGACGATGCCGATGACGCTCACCGCGACGATGTCGTCGATGACGGTCAGCGTCAGCAGGAAGATCCGCAGCTGGGTGGAGACCGCGGGGCCGACCAGCGCCATGACGCCGAGCAGGAACGCGGTGTCGGTGCCGATGACGGCGCCCCAGCCGGCCGACTCGGCACCCGACGGGTTGAGGGCCAGGAAGATCGCGGCCGGCACCAGCATGCCCGTGGTGCCCGCGACGAGCGGCACCACGACCCTGCTGCGATCGGTGAGCTCGCCGATCGCGAACTCCTTGCGGACCTCGAGCCCGATCACGAAGAAGAACACGACCATGAGGCCGTCGTTGATCCAGTGGTGCAGGTCCATGGTCAGCCCGCCGCTGCCGAAGCGGATCGACAGCTCGGTGTGCCACAGGTCGACGTAGGACTGCGACCACGGCGAGTTGGCCCACACGAGCGCGACCAGGGCGGCCGCCACGAGCAGCCCGGCCGACATCGACTCGGTGTCGATGAAGTCGCGCAGCGATCGCGAGCTCTGCGCCTCGAAGGCGGACGCGCCCCGGCAGGAGGACTGGTCGGTGGTCGCGGTGTCGTCGGACATCGGGTCAGACGACGCGGTGCATCCAGCCGAAGGTGTCCTCGACCCGGCCGAACTGCATCCCGACCAGGGCCTCACGGATCCGCATCGTCAGCTCGGTGCTCGCCGGCGCGGGCGTCACCCTGCCGGGCGAGCGCAGCTCGCCGACGGGGGTGACCACGGCGGCGGTGCCGCAGGCGAACACCTCGGTGATCTCGCCGGACGCGACGCCGTCGCGCCACTCGTCGATGGAGACCTTGCGCTCCTCGACGGCGTGGCCGAGCTTGCCGGCCAGCTCGATGATCGAGGCGCGGGTGATGCCCTCGAGGATCGTGCCGGTCTCCGGGGTGACGATGCGTCCGTCGGCGTGGACGAAGAAGAGGTTCATCCCGCCGAGCTCCTCGATGTAGCGGAACTCCTGGTCGTCGAGGAAGACGACCTGGTCGCAGCCCTTCTCGATCGCCTCGCGCTGCGCCGCGAGCGAGGCGGCGTAGTTGCCACCGGTCTTCGCCGCGCCCATGCCGCCGCGGCCGGCGCGGGTGAAGGTCTCGGAGAGCCAGAGGTTGACCGGCTTCACGCCGCCCTTGAAGTAGGCGCCGGCCGGCGAGGCGATGACCATGAACGTCACGTGCTGGGCGGGGCGCACGCCGAGGAAGGTCTCGGAGGCGAACATGAAGGGCCGCAGGTAGAGCGACTTCTCGCCCTCCCCCTGGCCGGCCGCGTTGTCGGGGACCCAGCGCTGGTCGGCCTCGACCAGGGCGTCCACGCACGCGACGAAGTCGTCCACGGGCAGCTCGGGGAAGGCGAGCCGCGCGCTCGAGCGGACCATCCGCGCGGCGTTCTGCTCGGGACGGAAGGTCCAGATCGAGCCGTCGGCGTGGCGGTAGGCCTTCATGCCCTCGAACGTCTCCTGCGCGTAGTGCAGCACCGCGGTCGCGGGGTCGAGGGTGAGCGGCCCGTAGGGGGTGATGCGCGCGGCGTGCCACCCGGCGTCGGGGGTCCACTCCACCGTGAGCATGTGATCGGTGAAGTGGGTGCCGAAGCCGGGGTTGGCGAGGATCTCGGAGAGCCGCGCGTCGTCGACCGGCGTGGGGTTGGCGGTGGTGCTGATCTGCATGGGGTCAACCTATCGAGGTGCGTCAGAGGCGAGCGGCGATGGCGTCCCCGACCTCGCTCGTACGACGGGTGGTGCCCGTCGTGCGCTCAGCGAGGTCGGCCAGCACCGCGGTCTCGATCGCCGCGGCCGCCTCGGGGTGGCCGAGGTGGTCGAGCAGGAGCGCGGCGGACAGGATCGCGGCGGTGGGGTCGGCCTTCTGCTGGCCGGCGATGTCGGGGGCCGAGCCGTGGACCGGCTCGAACATGGAGGGCGCCGTCCGGTCGGGGTTGACGTTGCCGGAGGCGGCCAGGCCGATGCCGCCGGTGATGGCGGCGGCGAGGTCGGTGACGATGTCGCCGAAGAGGTTGTCGGTGACGATGACGTCGAAGCGGGCAGGGTCGGTGGCCAGGAAGATCATCGCCGCGTCGACGTGCATGTAGTCGGTCGTCACGTCGGGGTGCTCCGCCGCGACGGCCTCAAAGACCCGCCACCACAGCGAGCCCGCGTTGACCAGCACGTTGGTCTTGTGGACCAGGGTCACCTTCTTGCGCGGGCGCCGGCTGGCCCGCGCGAAGGCGTCGCGCACCACCCGCTCGACGCCGTACGCGGTGTTGACCGACACCTCGGTGGCGATCTCGGCCGGCGTGCCGACCCGCAGGGCGCCGCCGTTGCCCGTGTAGGGGCCCTCGGTGCCCTCGCGGACGACCACGAAGTCGATGTCGCCGCGCTCCAGCACGTGGTCGGCCAGGGGTGAGGCCGTGCCCGGGTAGAGCCGCGAGGGGCGCAGGTTGACGTAGTGGTCGAGCTCGAAGCGCAGCCGCAGGAGCAGGCCCCGCTCGAGGATGCCGGGCGGCAGGTCGGGGTCGTTGGGCTTGCCGCCGACCGCCCCGAGCAGGATTGCGTCGTGCCCGCGGACCTCCTCGAGCACCGAGTCGGGCAGCACCTCACCGGTTGCGAGGTAGCGCTCGGCACCGAGGTCGTAGCGGGTCGGCGCGAACGTCACCGGGGAGGCGACCTCGAGGACCTTGAGGGCCTCGGCGGTCACCTCGGGACCGATCCCGTCGCCGGGGATGACGGCGAGGGTCGGGCTCCCGTGCGCGGTGGAGCCGGGGCCGGTCTGCTGCGTCTCGGACATGCGGCGAACGTTAGTTGTCGTCCGGACGCTGACCGCCGTCGTCTCGCAGGTCAAGCGCGATCTGGACGGCGGAGGCGACGTTCTCGGCGCTGCGCGGGTTCTCGGGGTCGTGCGCGGCGGGGCCCCAGGCGTCGGGATAGAGGTCGTACATGGCTTCGCTCCTACGGGTGCGGACGTGTCCGCGTCGGGTGCTCGACCGGCTGGGTGGATCCAGCCGGGAGTCGAACCGAGAAGCCAGGTGGCGGAACCTCGTCAACGCCGAACACCGCGACGAGGTGGCCTCTCTGTCAGGCCCCGCCGCGGCGATCGATGAGTACGAGGACGCTCCGCATGGTGAGCAGACTGTAGGACGCGACCCCCCGCCGCCGCACCGGCTTTGCCGAACGTGTCAGATCCTGAGACGTCGGCCCGCTCCCTGGGACACGCGCCCTTTGGTGACACACTCGACCACCTCATGTCTGCTCCTCCCTACCTCCCCGACGTGGTCCAGCGCGCCTTCGAGGTGTGCCGGCAGGCGGGCTACGTCGCCTTCTGCCGCAACGAGACCGGCCGGCTGCTGGCGACGCTGGCGGCGACCCGCGGCGGCACGATGGCCGAGTTCGGCACCGGCTGCGGCGTGGGGACGGCCTGGCTGCGCAGCGGCGTGCGCAACGGTGCGCGGATCCTCACTGCCGAGCTCGACGAGTCGCTGGCCGGGGCAGCGGCACGGATCTTCGACGACGACGCCAAGGTCGAGGTGCTGGCCGCCGACTGGAACGTCCTGCGCGACCGCGGGCCGTTCTCGCTGCTCTTCCTCGACTCCGGCAGCCCCTCCGAGGTCGGCGTCGACTCGATCATCGACCTCGTCGAGCCCGGCGGGATCGTGGTGCTCGACGACTTCTCCCCGTGCGAGTCCTGGCCGCCGATCGCCTACGGTCGTGTGGACACGCTGCGCGAGCAGTGGCTCACCGACGAGCGCTTCACCGCGGTCGAGGTGATGGTCGCCTCCGACGCGTCGGCGGTCATCGCGACACGTCGCTGACGCACGCGCCGTCCTGCTTGGATGAGCGCCATGGGGGACGACGCGAGGCACGCCGTGCACGACGGCGTGGGCGCCGCGCTGCTCGCGGTCCGGGGGATCACCCGCCGCTTCGGTGACCGGACGGTCCTGGCCGGGGTCGACCTCGACGTCGCCGCCGGCGAGGCCGTGGGCGTCGTGGGACCCAACGGCAGCGGCAAGTCCACCCTGCTGCGCTGCATCGTCGGCGCCGACGAGGCCGATGCGGGCACGTCGGTGCTGGCCGGCCGCACGGTCGACGAGCGCGAGCCCGCGATCCGTCGCGACCTCGCGGTGGTGATGGACGACATCGACTTCTTCCCCGACCTGTCGGTGGTCGAGCACCTCGACCTGGTGGCACGGGCCCACGCCCAGCACGACGCGGAGGAGGTCGTGAACGGCGTGCTGGACGAGGTGGGGCTGACGGAGGTCTCGGGCCAGCTGCCCTCGACGCTGTCGTCGGGGCAGCGACGGCGACTCGCGCTGGCGAGCGCGTTCGTGCGCCCGCGCCGGCTGCTGGTGCTCGACGAGCCGGAGGCCCGCCTCGACGTCGACGGCGTCGAGTGGCTGGGCGCCAGGCTCCTGTCGGAGAAGGCGGCGGGGAGCGCGGTGCTGCTGGTCAGCCACGACCCCGCCCTGGTCGAGCGTGTGTGCGACCGCGTCGTCCGGCTGGGACCGCCCACCGATGACTGACGTCCCCCCCGCGCGGGAGCTGCGGCGGGAGGTCCGTGACTGGCGCCGCGGCCGCGCCGAGCTGCGCTGGGGCGAGGTCGTCTCCGACGCCTACGTCGCGGCGTTCTGCGTCGTCATGGTGGCGGCGATGGGCGGCAACGTGGTCCTCTCGCTGCGTCGTCTGGCCGACGACGCGTGCGTGGCGCAGTGCGGCGAGGTCCGGGCGGCCGCGCCATGGCTGGCCGCCGTCGCGGTGGCCCTGCTCGCTCTCGGACTCGCGCGGCTGCTCGGGCCGGTCTTCAGCCCGCCCGCGGCCAACGCGTGGCTGCTCAGCACGCCGGTCGACCGGGGTGCGCTGCTGCGTCCCGGGTGGTGGCGCACGGCGGGCCTCACGCTCGCGGGGTCGGCCCTGCTGCTCGTGGCGCCGGCGCTGCTGGGCGGGCTCTCGCCGGGCGGGACGGCCGCCTTCGTCCTCGCCGGCGCTGCGGCCGCCCTTGCCTGCGTGGGAGTCGCGGCGCTGTCGCAGGTCCGCGAGGACCGGGTCGCCCGGTGGCTCACCTGGGCGCTCCTCGCGGCGCTCTGGTCGGCCTTGGGTCTCTCAGCGACTCAGGGCGCAGGAGCGCTCCCGACGGTGCCGGCCTGGGCGGCGCTCGGCGTCGCCGCGCTGGCGGTGCCGGCCGCAGCGGTGCTCGTCTGGCGGGCCGGCCGGGCGGTCGGCGTGGTCACCCGGCGCGTGCTCGGCCAGACCGAGAACCTCTCCCCCGCCCTGTCCGGCGCGCTGTCGTCGATCGACCTCGGCCTGATGTACGACGTGCTCCTGGCCCGCCGCTGGGGCCGCGGCGCGCGCGTCACCCCGCGCACCGGGGGCCCGCTCGGCTGGTGGGCGCTGGTCCACCGCGACGTCCTGCGCGCGGCCCGGACGCCTCAGCCGGTCGTCCTCCTGGCCGGGCTCGTGCTCGTGCCCTACGCCGCGGCCGAGGCCGGCGCCGGCCGGGCGGTCGTCCTGGTCACGACGCTCGTCGGGCTGCTCGGCGGTCCTGCGCTGTGCACGGGGCTGCGGGTCGTCGTACGCACCGGGAGCCTCGCGCGGATGCTCCCGCTCCGCCGCCGGTCCCTGCTGCTGGCCCACCTGGTGGTGCCGGGCATGGCGCTGGTCCTCTTCGCCGTGGCGACCACGTGGACGCTGTTGCCGGAGCACCCCCCGGCCGAGGCGGTGACCGTGGCCCTCGCCTGCGGCGCCTCCGCGCTGGCCGCGACGACGCGGTGGATCACCGGGAAGCCGCCGGACTACGCCGCGCCGCTGGTGAGCACGCCGGCCGGTGGGGTGCCGACGGGAGTCCTTGGAAGCGTGTCGCGGGGCTTCGACGTGTGGGCGCTCACGGCCCTGCCCATCGTGTTCGGACCCGCCGGCACGCTGGTCTCCGTGGCCATCAGCGTCGGCGTGATCGGCTACCTGGTCTCCGACGGCGCCGGCTGACGCGAGGCTACCGACCGGTAGCGGTCGGCGGGCCCCGCTGTCAAGGGCACGAGGGCGTGATTTTTACCAAACGGCGGATTTTGTTGCCGTCCTGTTCCTACGGTGTGCAGGCACTCGGTGCTCCGAGCAGCACTCCACCTCGTCCTCGAAGGAACC
This genomic stretch from Nocardioides renjunii harbors:
- the nhaA gene encoding Na+/H+ antiporter NhaA → MSDDTATTDQSSCRGASAFEAQSSRSLRDFIDTESMSAGLLVAAALVALVWANSPWSQSYVDLWHTELSIRFGSGGLTMDLHHWINDGLMVVFFFVIGLEVRKEFAIGELTDRSRVVVPLVAGTTGMLVPAAIFLALNPSGAESAGWGAVIGTDTAFLLGVMALVGPAVSTQLRIFLLTLTVIDDIVAVSVIGIVYSDDISAGALLVAAACLAVLVVLDRYAVWQAAPYVLVVVVLWVATLESGVHASIAGMVSGLLVPALDPRRSDVDAAATSFRAFRQSPMPGVQRAARRSLTRAISVNERLQEALHSPTSHVVVPLFALANAGVDLRDGVLGDALGSRLMWGIVLGLVVGKALGIFVGAWASVRLGWGRLPQGVGLGHTLAGGALSGIGFTVSLLIISLAFDSSRLQDEARVGVLLAAGLASLAGWLAFRFAARVLGQRDAALPTLLSRPVDEERDHVLGPVDAPLTLVEYLDYECPFCARVSGVGEELRAHFGDRLRYVTRHLPLPVHPHAELAALASEAAARQDRFWDMHAVLFAHQDELELEDLVGYAAQIGLDVERFMRDLDDDELARHVEHDVASAEESGVRGTPTFFIGDTRHIGPHDARTLIAALESAAVAR
- a CDS encoding branched-chain amino acid aminotransferase, whose protein sequence is MQISTTANPTPVDDARLSEILANPGFGTHFTDHMLTVEWTPDAGWHAARITPYGPLTLDPATAVLHYAQETFEGMKAYRHADGSIWTFRPEQNAARMVRSSARLAFPELPVDDFVACVDALVEADQRWVPDNAAGQGEGEKSLYLRPFMFASETFLGVRPAQHVTFMVIASPAGAYFKGGVKPVNLWLSETFTRAGRGGMGAAKTGGNYAASLAAQREAIEKGCDQVVFLDDQEFRYIEELGGMNLFFVHADGRIVTPETGTILEGITRASIIELAGKLGHAVEERKVSIDEWRDGVASGEITEVFACGTAAVVTPVGELRSPGRVTPAPASTELTMRIREALVGMQFGRVEDTFGWMHRVV
- a CDS encoding 3-isopropylmalate dehydrogenase; the protein is MSETQQTGPGSTAHGSPTLAVIPGDGIGPEVTAEALKVLEVASPVTFAPTRYDLGAERYLATGEVLPDSVLEEVRGHDAILLGAVGGKPNDPDLPPGILERGLLLRLRFELDHYVNLRPSRLYPGTASPLADHVLERGDIDFVVVREGTEGPYTGNGGALRVGTPAEIATEVSVNTAYGVERVVRDAFARASRRPRKKVTLVHKTNVLVNAGSLWWRVFEAVAAEHPDVTTDYMHVDAAMIFLATDPARFDVIVTDNLFGDIVTDLAAAITGGIGLAASGNVNPDRTAPSMFEPVHGSAPDIAGQQKADPTAAILSAALLLDHLGHPEAAAAIETAVLADLAERTTGTTRRTSEVGDAIAARL
- a CDS encoding O-methyltransferase; the encoded protein is MSAPPYLPDVVQRAFEVCRQAGYVAFCRNETGRLLATLAATRGGTMAEFGTGCGVGTAWLRSGVRNGARILTAELDESLAGAAARIFDDDAKVEVLAADWNVLRDRGPFSLLFLDSGSPSEVGVDSIIDLVEPGGIVVLDDFSPCESWPPIAYGRVDTLREQWLTDERFTAVEVMVASDASAVIATRR
- a CDS encoding ABC transporter ATP-binding protein: MGDDARHAVHDGVGAALLAVRGITRRFGDRTVLAGVDLDVAAGEAVGVVGPNGSGKSTLLRCIVGADEADAGTSVLAGRTVDEREPAIRRDLAVVMDDIDFFPDLSVVEHLDLVARAHAQHDAEEVVNGVLDEVGLTEVSGQLPSTLSSGQRRRLALASAFVRPRRLLVLDEPEARLDVDGVEWLGARLLSEKAAGSAVLLVSHDPALVERVCDRVVRLGPPTDD
- a CDS encoding DUF6297 family protein; translated protein: MTDVPPARELRREVRDWRRGRAELRWGEVVSDAYVAAFCVVMVAAMGGNVVLSLRRLADDACVAQCGEVRAAAPWLAAVAVALLALGLARLLGPVFSPPAANAWLLSTPVDRGALLRPGWWRTAGLTLAGSALLLVAPALLGGLSPGGTAAFVLAGAAAALACVGVAALSQVREDRVARWLTWALLAALWSALGLSATQGAGALPTVPAWAALGVAALAVPAAAVLVWRAGRAVGVVTRRVLGQTENLSPALSGALSSIDLGLMYDVLLARRWGRGARVTPRTGGPLGWWALVHRDVLRAARTPQPVVLLAGLVLVPYAAAEAGAGRAVVLVTTLVGLLGGPALCTGLRVVVRTGSLARMLPLRRRSLLLAHLVVPGMALVLFAVATTWTLLPEHPPAEAVTVALACGASALAATTRWITGKPPDYAAPLVSTPAGGVPTGVLGSVSRGFDVWALTALPIVFGPAGTLVSVAISVGVIGYLVSDGAG